In Xiphophorus hellerii strain 12219 chromosome 13, Xiphophorus_hellerii-4.1, whole genome shotgun sequence, the following proteins share a genomic window:
- the LOC116730892 gene encoding collagen alpha-2(I) chain isoform X4 — protein MLPPNLLIVSIVILLGTTASTAPVEEKEVEEVETEATEMLEGEVSEEEEDDDDDSKSQDNIDGAQQTTVSAAAAGGSVSSGHSPEMGSHVGAAGSSAGHGGDLSSVDLAAAGHPSSSSGSEGSTGSAASVGSAGSAGSPGSVGSMGFAGSIDSAASPGSAGSVDLGGSPGSVGSAAILDSGGSPGSVAAEISGVSAGQTHPAGSERLPSPSKTDMNGPGGIDSENNGNGQKLLNGGGGGAGVDSHTGGGLVDPFSSDAHLNIPAHLTAPPHHEFSGPGETAAPPGGQNIPGSPADSSYHAVGRVDQSGAGGTSLTSGSDQSLARPFPGFSHSAVSSTSLIDNGNGDHQQQTNGEESPDNNGNGRQTVLTDMNGGVTERMVSLHDVNTQSLQMQTDLTGGTESVTRLHVDFLNSGLGRDVTELSPITLSIEPAAAVTNTLSPVSGVYSNTDQVTVPADSTGTDTVTAHPTGTPFDSSHLAGTDHSQMAGSVTEQYNPSGQGPEGAENVELEDTC, from the exons ATGCTGCCACC aaacctacTGATCGTGTCGATAGTCATCCTTCTGGGAACTACAGCATCTACGGCGCCTGTGGAGG agaaggaggtggaggaggtggaaaCGGAGGCCACAGAGATGCTGGAGGGGGAGGtgtctgaggaggaggagg atgatgatgatgactcCAAGAGTCAGGATAATATTGATG gagCTCAGCAGACCACCGTGTCGGCAGCGGCAGCCGGAGGTTCAG TTTCCAGTGGTCATTCTCCAGAGATGGGGTCTCATGTAGGGGCAGCAGGAAGCTCTGCAG gtCACGGAGGTGATCTCTCCTCTGTCGATTTAGCAG cagctGGACATCCAAGCAGCTCCTCAG GTTCTGAAGGTTCCACGGGTTCTGCAGCCTCTGTAGGCTCTGCAGGATCTGCAGGTTCTCCAGGGTCTGTAGGCTCCATGGGTTTTGCAGGTTCTATAGATTCTGCAGCATCTCCAGGTTCTGCAGGCTCTGTAGATTTGGGAGGATCTCCTGGTTCTGTAGGTTCTGCAGCTATTTTAGACTCAGGAGGATCTCCAGGTTCTGTAGCAGCTGAAATCTCTGGTGTTTCTGCAGGTCAAACTCACCCAGCAG gaTCCGAGCGCCTACCAAGTCCATCTAAAACAGACATGAACG gtcCTGGTGGAATAGACTCAGAGAATAATG GTAATGGACAGAAGCTGCTGAacggtggaggaggtggagccGGAGTCGACAGTCACACTG GTGGTGGTTTGGTGGATCCTTTCAGTTCAGATGCTCACTTAAATATTCCAG CTCACTTGACCGCACCGCCTCACCATGAGTTCTCAGGCCCTGGAGAGacagcagcgccacctggtggacaGAACATCCCAGGCTCGCCTGCAG ATTCTTCGTATCACGCTGTGGGAAGGGTTGACCAATCAGGCGCAGGCGGCACCTCGCTGACATCCGGATCTGACCAATCACTGGCCAGGCCTTTCCCGGGTTTCTCTCATTCTGCAG TTTCCTCAACATCTTTAATAGACAATGGCAACGGAGATCACCAGCAGCAGACAA ATGGAGAAGAATCCCCTGACAATAATG gaaaCGGTAGACAGACTGTGCTGACAGACATGAACGGAG GAGTGACAGAAAGAATGGTTTCTCTCCATGATGTTAACACTCAGAGCCTGCAAATGCAAACTGATCTCACAG GTGGAACAGAGTCTGTCACCCGTCTTCATGTTGACTTCTTAA ATTCAGGTCTCGGCCGTGATGTCACAG AGTTGTCTCCCATCACTTTGAGCATAGAACCTGCAGCTGCCGTCACCAACACGCTGAGCCCAG TTTCAGGTGTTTATTCCAACACAGATCAGGTTACTGTGCCAGCAGACTCCACAGGTACAGACACAG TTACAGCACATCCAACAGGGACTCCATTTGACTCCA gtcATCTAGCAGGGACAGATCACTCACAAATGGCTG GTTCAGTCACTGAACAGTACAACCCATCTGGTCAGGGTCCTGAAG GTGCTGAAAATGTGGAATTGGAGGATACCTGCTGA
- the LOC116730892 gene encoding collagen alpha-2(I) chain isoform X3 → MLPPNLLIVSIVILLGTTASTAPVEEKEVEEVETEATEMLEGEVSEEEEGAQQTTVSAAAAGGSVSSGHSPEMGSHVGAAGSSAGHGGDLSSVDLAAAGHPSSSSGSEGSTGSAASVGSAGSAGSPGSVGSMGFAGSIDSAASPGSAGSVDLGGSPGSVGSAAILDSGGSPGSVAAEISGVSAGQTHPAGSERLPSPSKTDMNGPGGIDSENNGNGQKLLNGGGGGAGVDSHTGIVDPSSHDFLLNLMGGGLVDPFSSDAHLNIPAHLTAPPHHEFSGPGETAAPPGGQNIPGSPADSSYHAVGRVDQSGAGGTSLTSGSDQSLARPFPGFSHSAVSSTSLIDNGNGDHQQQTNGEESPDNNGNGRQTVLTDMNGGVTERMVSLHDVNTQSLQMQTDLTGGTESVTRLHVDFLNSGLGRDVTELSPITLSIEPAAAVTNTLSPVSGVYSNTDQVTVPADSTGTDTVTAHPTGTPFDSSHLAGTDHSQMAGSVTEQYNPSGQGPEGAENVELEDTC, encoded by the exons ATGCTGCCACC aaacctacTGATCGTGTCGATAGTCATCCTTCTGGGAACTACAGCATCTACGGCGCCTGTGGAGG agaaggaggtggaggaggtggaaaCGGAGGCCACAGAGATGCTGGAGGGGGAGGtgtctgaggaggaggagg gagCTCAGCAGACCACCGTGTCGGCAGCGGCAGCCGGAGGTTCAG TTTCCAGTGGTCATTCTCCAGAGATGGGGTCTCATGTAGGGGCAGCAGGAAGCTCTGCAG gtCACGGAGGTGATCTCTCCTCTGTCGATTTAGCAG cagctGGACATCCAAGCAGCTCCTCAG GTTCTGAAGGTTCCACGGGTTCTGCAGCCTCTGTAGGCTCTGCAGGATCTGCAGGTTCTCCAGGGTCTGTAGGCTCCATGGGTTTTGCAGGTTCTATAGATTCTGCAGCATCTCCAGGTTCTGCAGGCTCTGTAGATTTGGGAGGATCTCCTGGTTCTGTAGGTTCTGCAGCTATTTTAGACTCAGGAGGATCTCCAGGTTCTGTAGCAGCTGAAATCTCTGGTGTTTCTGCAGGTCAAACTCACCCAGCAG gaTCCGAGCGCCTACCAAGTCCATCTAAAACAGACATGAACG gtcCTGGTGGAATAGACTCAGAGAATAATG GTAATGGACAGAAGCTGCTGAacggtggaggaggtggagccGGAGTCGACAGTCACACTG GAATCGTCGATCCGTCCAGTCATGACTTCCTGCTCAACCTCATGG GTGGTGGTTTGGTGGATCCTTTCAGTTCAGATGCTCACTTAAATATTCCAG CTCACTTGACCGCACCGCCTCACCATGAGTTCTCAGGCCCTGGAGAGacagcagcgccacctggtggacaGAACATCCCAGGCTCGCCTGCAG ATTCTTCGTATCACGCTGTGGGAAGGGTTGACCAATCAGGCGCAGGCGGCACCTCGCTGACATCCGGATCTGACCAATCACTGGCCAGGCCTTTCCCGGGTTTCTCTCATTCTGCAG TTTCCTCAACATCTTTAATAGACAATGGCAACGGAGATCACCAGCAGCAGACAA ATGGAGAAGAATCCCCTGACAATAATG gaaaCGGTAGACAGACTGTGCTGACAGACATGAACGGAG GAGTGACAGAAAGAATGGTTTCTCTCCATGATGTTAACACTCAGAGCCTGCAAATGCAAACTGATCTCACAG GTGGAACAGAGTCTGTCACCCGTCTTCATGTTGACTTCTTAA ATTCAGGTCTCGGCCGTGATGTCACAG AGTTGTCTCCCATCACTTTGAGCATAGAACCTGCAGCTGCCGTCACCAACACGCTGAGCCCAG TTTCAGGTGTTTATTCCAACACAGATCAGGTTACTGTGCCAGCAGACTCCACAGGTACAGACACAG TTACAGCACATCCAACAGGGACTCCATTTGACTCCA gtcATCTAGCAGGGACAGATCACTCACAAATGGCTG GTTCAGTCACTGAACAGTACAACCCATCTGGTCAGGGTCCTGAAG GTGCTGAAAATGTGGAATTGGAGGATACCTGCTGA
- the LOC116730892 gene encoding collagen alpha-2(I) chain isoform X1 — MLPPNLLIVSIVILLGTTASTAPVEEKEVEEVETEATEMLEGEVSEEEEDDDDDSKSQDNIDGAQQTTVSAAAAGGSVSSGHSPEMGSHVGAAGSSAGHGGDLSSVDLAAAGHPSSSSGSEGSTGSAASVGSAGSAGSPGSVGSMGFAGSIDSAASPGSAGSVDLGGSPGSVGSAAILDSGGSPGSVAAEISGVSAGQTHPAGSERLPSPSKTDMNGPGGIDSENNGNGQKLLNGGGGGAGVDSHTGIVDPSSHDFLLNLMGGGLVDPFSSDAHLNIPAHLTAPPHHEFSGPGETAAPPGGQNIPGSPADSSYHAVGRVDQSGAGGTSLTSGSDQSLARPFPGFSHSAVSSTSLIDNGNGDHQQQTNGEESPDNNGNGRQTVLTDMNGGVTERMVSLHDVNTQSLQMQTDLTGGTESVTRLHVDFLNSGLGRDVTELSPITLSIEPAAAVTNTLSPVSGVYSNTDQVTVPADSTGTDTVTAHPTGTPFDSSHLAGTDHSQMAGSVTEQYNPSGQGPEGAENVELEDTC; from the exons ATGCTGCCACC aaacctacTGATCGTGTCGATAGTCATCCTTCTGGGAACTACAGCATCTACGGCGCCTGTGGAGG agaaggaggtggaggaggtggaaaCGGAGGCCACAGAGATGCTGGAGGGGGAGGtgtctgaggaggaggagg atgatgatgatgactcCAAGAGTCAGGATAATATTGATG gagCTCAGCAGACCACCGTGTCGGCAGCGGCAGCCGGAGGTTCAG TTTCCAGTGGTCATTCTCCAGAGATGGGGTCTCATGTAGGGGCAGCAGGAAGCTCTGCAG gtCACGGAGGTGATCTCTCCTCTGTCGATTTAGCAG cagctGGACATCCAAGCAGCTCCTCAG GTTCTGAAGGTTCCACGGGTTCTGCAGCCTCTGTAGGCTCTGCAGGATCTGCAGGTTCTCCAGGGTCTGTAGGCTCCATGGGTTTTGCAGGTTCTATAGATTCTGCAGCATCTCCAGGTTCTGCAGGCTCTGTAGATTTGGGAGGATCTCCTGGTTCTGTAGGTTCTGCAGCTATTTTAGACTCAGGAGGATCTCCAGGTTCTGTAGCAGCTGAAATCTCTGGTGTTTCTGCAGGTCAAACTCACCCAGCAG gaTCCGAGCGCCTACCAAGTCCATCTAAAACAGACATGAACG gtcCTGGTGGAATAGACTCAGAGAATAATG GTAATGGACAGAAGCTGCTGAacggtggaggaggtggagccGGAGTCGACAGTCACACTG GAATCGTCGATCCGTCCAGTCATGACTTCCTGCTCAACCTCATGG GTGGTGGTTTGGTGGATCCTTTCAGTTCAGATGCTCACTTAAATATTCCAG CTCACTTGACCGCACCGCCTCACCATGAGTTCTCAGGCCCTGGAGAGacagcagcgccacctggtggacaGAACATCCCAGGCTCGCCTGCAG ATTCTTCGTATCACGCTGTGGGAAGGGTTGACCAATCAGGCGCAGGCGGCACCTCGCTGACATCCGGATCTGACCAATCACTGGCCAGGCCTTTCCCGGGTTTCTCTCATTCTGCAG TTTCCTCAACATCTTTAATAGACAATGGCAACGGAGATCACCAGCAGCAGACAA ATGGAGAAGAATCCCCTGACAATAATG gaaaCGGTAGACAGACTGTGCTGACAGACATGAACGGAG GAGTGACAGAAAGAATGGTTTCTCTCCATGATGTTAACACTCAGAGCCTGCAAATGCAAACTGATCTCACAG GTGGAACAGAGTCTGTCACCCGTCTTCATGTTGACTTCTTAA ATTCAGGTCTCGGCCGTGATGTCACAG AGTTGTCTCCCATCACTTTGAGCATAGAACCTGCAGCTGCCGTCACCAACACGCTGAGCCCAG TTTCAGGTGTTTATTCCAACACAGATCAGGTTACTGTGCCAGCAGACTCCACAGGTACAGACACAG TTACAGCACATCCAACAGGGACTCCATTTGACTCCA gtcATCTAGCAGGGACAGATCACTCACAAATGGCTG GTTCAGTCACTGAACAGTACAACCCATCTGGTCAGGGTCCTGAAG GTGCTGAAAATGTGGAATTGGAGGATACCTGCTGA
- the LOC116730892 gene encoding collagen alpha-2(I) chain isoform X2, whose product MLPPNLLIVSIVILLGTTASTAPVEEKEVEEVETEATEMLEGEVSEEEEDDDDDSKSQDNIDGAQQTTVSAAAAGGSVSSGHSPEMGSHVGAAGSSAGHGGDLSSVDLAAAGHPSSSSGSEGSTGSAASVGSAGSAGSPGSVGSMGFAGSIDSAASPGSAGSVDLGGSPGSVGSAAILDSGGSPGSVAAEISGVSAGQTHPAGSERLPSPSKTDMNGPGGIDSENNGNGQKLLNGGGGGAGVDSHTGIVDPSSHDFLLNLMGGGLVDPFSSDAHLNIPAHLTAPPHHEFSGPGETAAPPGGQNIPGSPADSSYHAVGRVDQSGAGGTSLTSGSDQSLARPFPGFSHSADNGNGDHQQQTNGEESPDNNGNGRQTVLTDMNGGVTERMVSLHDVNTQSLQMQTDLTGGTESVTRLHVDFLNSGLGRDVTELSPITLSIEPAAAVTNTLSPVSGVYSNTDQVTVPADSTGTDTVTAHPTGTPFDSSHLAGTDHSQMAGSVTEQYNPSGQGPEGAENVELEDTC is encoded by the exons ATGCTGCCACC aaacctacTGATCGTGTCGATAGTCATCCTTCTGGGAACTACAGCATCTACGGCGCCTGTGGAGG agaaggaggtggaggaggtggaaaCGGAGGCCACAGAGATGCTGGAGGGGGAGGtgtctgaggaggaggagg atgatgatgatgactcCAAGAGTCAGGATAATATTGATG gagCTCAGCAGACCACCGTGTCGGCAGCGGCAGCCGGAGGTTCAG TTTCCAGTGGTCATTCTCCAGAGATGGGGTCTCATGTAGGGGCAGCAGGAAGCTCTGCAG gtCACGGAGGTGATCTCTCCTCTGTCGATTTAGCAG cagctGGACATCCAAGCAGCTCCTCAG GTTCTGAAGGTTCCACGGGTTCTGCAGCCTCTGTAGGCTCTGCAGGATCTGCAGGTTCTCCAGGGTCTGTAGGCTCCATGGGTTTTGCAGGTTCTATAGATTCTGCAGCATCTCCAGGTTCTGCAGGCTCTGTAGATTTGGGAGGATCTCCTGGTTCTGTAGGTTCTGCAGCTATTTTAGACTCAGGAGGATCTCCAGGTTCTGTAGCAGCTGAAATCTCTGGTGTTTCTGCAGGTCAAACTCACCCAGCAG gaTCCGAGCGCCTACCAAGTCCATCTAAAACAGACATGAACG gtcCTGGTGGAATAGACTCAGAGAATAATG GTAATGGACAGAAGCTGCTGAacggtggaggaggtggagccGGAGTCGACAGTCACACTG GAATCGTCGATCCGTCCAGTCATGACTTCCTGCTCAACCTCATGG GTGGTGGTTTGGTGGATCCTTTCAGTTCAGATGCTCACTTAAATATTCCAG CTCACTTGACCGCACCGCCTCACCATGAGTTCTCAGGCCCTGGAGAGacagcagcgccacctggtggacaGAACATCCCAGGCTCGCCTGCAG ATTCTTCGTATCACGCTGTGGGAAGGGTTGACCAATCAGGCGCAGGCGGCACCTCGCTGACATCCGGATCTGACCAATCACTGGCCAGGCCTTTCCCGGGTTTCTCTCATTCTGCAG ACAATGGCAACGGAGATCACCAGCAGCAGACAA ATGGAGAAGAATCCCCTGACAATAATG gaaaCGGTAGACAGACTGTGCTGACAGACATGAACGGAG GAGTGACAGAAAGAATGGTTTCTCTCCATGATGTTAACACTCAGAGCCTGCAAATGCAAACTGATCTCACAG GTGGAACAGAGTCTGTCACCCGTCTTCATGTTGACTTCTTAA ATTCAGGTCTCGGCCGTGATGTCACAG AGTTGTCTCCCATCACTTTGAGCATAGAACCTGCAGCTGCCGTCACCAACACGCTGAGCCCAG TTTCAGGTGTTTATTCCAACACAGATCAGGTTACTGTGCCAGCAGACTCCACAGGTACAGACACAG TTACAGCACATCCAACAGGGACTCCATTTGACTCCA gtcATCTAGCAGGGACAGATCACTCACAAATGGCTG GTTCAGTCACTGAACAGTACAACCCATCTGGTCAGGGTCCTGAAG GTGCTGAAAATGTGGAATTGGAGGATACCTGCTGA